A stretch of Episyrphus balteatus chromosome 2, idEpiBalt1.1, whole genome shotgun sequence DNA encodes these proteins:
- the LOC129911698 gene encoding nedd8-activating enzyme E1 catalytic subunit encodes MATETPSPNASSKHLNKRWNNLRKILERPRPFCKADFTPSADNLEFLLNTCKILVIGAGGLGCELLKDLALMGFGDIHVIDMDTIDLSNLNRQFLFRRKDIGSSKAECAANFINARVPTCKVTPHFAKIQDFDESFYQQFHIVVCGLDSIVARRWINGMLIAMLGYEDDGTVDPSTIIPMIDGGTEGFKGNARVILPGYTACIECTLGLFPPQVNYPLCTIANTPRLPEHCIEYVKIIQWEKENPFDAPLDGDDPQHISWIFERALERANQFNISGVTYRLVQGVVKHIIPAVASTNAIIAASCATEVFKLTTSCYNSMKNYMVFNDLAGIYTFTYEAEKNENCLSCSNVPQKVMVDDPNTTTLEDFIKMLCESPTYQMKSPGITAYIDGKNKTLYMSTVKSIEERTRSNLTQSLSELGLRDGQELMVADSTTPNAITLKLKYTYNEIEMN; translated from the exons ATGGCTACAGAAACACCATCTCCAAATGCTAGTtccaaacatttaaataaaagatgGAATAATTTGAGAAAAATTCTAGAACGACCGAGGCCATTCTGCAAGGCCGACTTTACTCCGTCTGCGGATAATCTTGAATTTTTACTAAACACTTGCAAAATCTTGGTCATTG GCGCTGGAGGATTAGGTTGTGAATTGCTCAAAGATTTAGCTCTAATGGGATTCGGAGATATTCATGTCATCGATATGGACACTATTGACCTTTCCAATTTAAATAGACAATTTCTATTCCGACGCAAAGACATTGGTTCATCGAAGGCAGAATGTGCTGCAAATTTCATTAATGCCAG AGTTCCCACTTGCAAGGTTACTCCACACTTTGCAAAAATCCAAGACTTTGATGAGTCATTCTATCAGCAATTCCACATTGTTGTTTGTGGTCTTGATTCTATCGTAGCTCGAAGATGGATCAATGGTATGTTGATTGCTATGCTAGGCTACGAAGACGACGGAACTGTCGATCCTTCCACCATCATTCCGATGATTGATGGTGGAACTGAGGGTTTCAAAGGGAATGCTCGTGTCATTCTGCCAGGTTACACGGCATGCATTGAGTGTACTTTGGGGTTATTCCCTCCACAAGTCAACTATCCTCTGTGTACTATCGCGAATACCCCTCGTCTGCCAGAACATTGTATTGAGTATGTGAAAATAATTCAATGGGAAAAAGAGAACCCGTTCGATGCTCCACTGGATGGAGATGACCCACAACATATTTCGTGGATCTTTGAAAGAGCTCTAGAGAGAGCTAATCAATTTAATATCTCCGGAGTAACTTATCG ATTGGTTCAAGGTGTTGTGAAGCATATTATACCAGCAGTGGCTAGTACAAATGCTATTATTGCTGCTTCTTGTGCAACAGAA GTATTTAAACTTACTACTAGTTGCTATAATAGTATGAAGAACTACATGGTATTTAATGATTTGGCTGGAATCTACACCTTTACATATGAAgctgaaaaaaatgaaaactgtttGTCATGCAGTAATGTTCCACAAAAAGTTATGGTTGATGATCCAAATACAACAACTTTGGAGGACTTTATCAAAATGCTATGCGAGAGTCCAACTTATCAAATGAAAAGTCCAG gaatcACTGCGTATATTGATGGGAAGAATAAAACCCTTTACATGTCCACCGTGAAGAGTATTGAAGAACGAACTCGATCCAATTTAACTCAGTCGTTGTCTGAACTTGGACTACGTGATGGCCAAGAGTTAATGGTGGCAGATTCAACCACACCTAATGCCATTACATTGAAACTCAAATACACTTATAATGAAATCgaaatgaattaa